In a single window of the Raphanus sativus cultivar WK10039 chromosome 9, ASM80110v3, whole genome shotgun sequence genome:
- the LOC108825454 gene encoding uncharacterized protein LOC108825454 isoform X1 encodes MWCLPTVRPNVSEMFKCSSSLRRFHSPMLKQATAARFSTTSSSPYLPPLFSVAPMMEWTDNHYRTLARIITKHAWLYTEMIAAQTLIHQQTNLTGLLLVLHQDRFLAFSPQQHPIVLQLGGSNVESLAKAAKLSHPYGYDEINLNCGCPSPKVAGHGCFGVTLMLNPKLVGEAMSAIADNTNVPVTVKCRIGVDDHDSYDELCDFVYKVSTLSPTRHFIVHSRKALLGGISPADNRRIPPLKYEYYYALVRDFPDLKFTINGGITSVSKVNAALREGAHGVMVGRAAYNNPWQTLGLVDTALYGVPSSGLTRRQVLEQYQVYADSVLGTQGNGRPNVRDLVKPLLNIFHSENGNSLWKRRADAAFKECKTVGSLLEESLKAVPDSVLDSPISGSPEIEEEDVFADVHNVLPPPYKAVEPVLLCA; translated from the exons ATGTGGTGCCTACCAACTGTTCGACCTAATGTCTCAGAGATGTTCAAgtgttcttcttctctccgtCGTTTTCATTCTCCGATGCTCAAACAAGCCACAGCTGCAAGATTCTCCACCACTTCTTCATCTCCTTATCTTCCTCCTTTATTCAG CGTCGCACCGATGATGGAGTGGACAGACAATCATTACAGGACGCTTGCTCGCATCATAACAAAACATGCTTGGCTTTACACTGAGATGATTGCTGCTCAAACTCTTATTCACCAGCAGACcaatttg ACAGGTCTCCTTCTTGTGTTGCATCAGGACAGGTTCTTGGCGTTTTCTCCGCAGCAACATCCTATTGTTCTTCAGCTTGGAGGGAGCAATGTGGAGAGCCTTGCAAAAGCTGCTAAGCTTTCTCATCCTTACGGATACGATGAAATTAATCTcaa CTGTGGATGCCCTAGCCCTAAGGTAGCTGGACATGGATGCTTTGGTGTTACCCTCATGCTCAACCCCAAG CTTGTTGGAGAGGCAATGTCTGCCATTGCTGATAATACCAACGTCCCTGTTACTGTGAAATGTCGAATTGGTGTAGACGATCATGATTCCTATGATGAGCtct GTGACTTTGTTTACAAGGTTTCTACTCTGTCACCAACTAGGCATTTCATTGTTCATTCGCGCAAGGCACTTCTTGGTGGTATAAGCCCTGCTGATAACCGGAGAATCCCTCCTCTAAA GTACGAGTACTACTATGCCCTTGTGCGTGACTTCCCAGACTTGAAATTCACAATTAATGGCGGCATTACTTCTGTATCTAAG GTAAACGCTGCACTGAGGGAAGGAGCTCATGGAGTCATGGTAGGCCGCGCTGCATACAACAA CCCCTGGCAGACTCTAGGACTTGTTGATACTGCACTTTATGGTGTTCCAAGTAGTGGTCTTACACGCAGACAG GTTCTTGAGCAATATCAAGTATATGCAGATTCTGTCTTAGGAACACAGGGAAACGGGAGGCCTAATGTGAGAGATTTAGTGAAG CCTCTGCTAAACATTTTCCACTCAGAGAATGGAAATAGCTTGTGGAAGCGAAGAGCAGACGCTGCTTTCAAAGAATGCAAG ACGGTTGGGTCTTTGCTGGAAGAAAGCTTGAAGGCGGTTCCGGACTCTGTCTTGGACTCCCCTATTTCTGGAAGTCCagagattgaagaagaagatgtgttTGCTGATGTGCACAATGTATTGCCGCCTCCCTACAAAGCTGTGGAGCCAGTGTTGTTATGTGCTTAG
- the LOC108825452 gene encoding UDP-glucose:glycoprotein glucosyltransferase has protein sequence MWTNLRSVLCALLLLFVVFTVNAQNRRPKNVQVAVKAKWQGTPLLLEAGELISKESKQLFWEFNEAWLGSDGDSDCKSARDCLLKISTQASTLLAKPVASLFQFSLTLRSASPRVVLYRQLADESLSSFPHGDDPSASHCCWVDTGSSLFYDVTDLLAWLASPTAGGAAQGPELFDFDHVHFDSKAGTPVAVLYGAVGTGCFREFHLSLAQAAKEGKVTYVVRPVLPSGCEGKTRPCGAIGARDNVSLAGYGVELALKNMEYKAMDDSAIKKGITLEDPRTEDLSQDVRGFIFSKILDRKPELRSEVMAFRDYLLSSTVSDTLDVWELKDLGHQTAQRIVHASDPLQSMQEINQNFPSVVSSLSRMKLNESIKEEILSNQRMLPPGKALLALNGALLNIEDMDLYMLMDLAHQELSLANQFSKLKIPDGAIRKLLLTTPLPEPDSYRVDFRSEHVNYLNNLEEDDMYKRWRSNINEILMPAFPGQLRYIRKNLFHAVYVIDPATVCGLESIDTLRSLYENQVPVRFGVILYSTQLIKNIEDNGGQIKSYDAETNAQVKEDISTMIIRLFLYIKEHHGIQTAFQFLGNVNRLRAESADSSEEETEQQHVDGAFVETILPKVKSPPQEILLKLQQERTLKEASEASSLFVFKLGLAKLKCSFLMNGLVFDSVEEETLLNAMNDELPKIQEQVYYGQIESRTNVLDKLLSESGLSRYNPQIISGGKNKPRYVSLASSTKSGESMLDNINYLHSPETSDDVKYVTHLLAVDVTTKKGMKLLHEGVRYLIGGSKSARLGVLFSSSPNVDPYSLLFIKFFEITASSLSHKEKALHFLDKLCSFYEREYLFKTSVESGGSQMPIDKVLELAEEYGLPSKAYRSRLVESLDEELRKRMIKVAQFLSWEVGLESDANAIISNGRVIFPVDERTFMGHDLHLLESMEFNQRVKPVQEIIEGIEWQGVDPDLLTSKYFSDVFMLVSSAMATRDRSSESARFEVLSSEYSAVMLGNENATIHIDAVVDPLSPTGQKLASLLQVLQKHVQTSMRIVLNPMSSLVDIPLKNYYRYVLPNTDDYSSTNFDVDGPKAFFANMPLSKTLTMNLDVPEPWLVEPVIAIHDLDNILLENLGDTTTLQAVFEVESLVLTGHCSEKDHEAPRGLQLILGTKNKPHLVDTLVMANLGYWQMKVSPGVWYLQLAPGRSSELYVLKGGNDGSQDQSSLKRITIDDLRGKVVHLEVVKKRGKEHEKLLVPTDGDDGPQQSNERGSWNSKFLNWASGLVGGRQQSMKEVTKKENEKGGRHGKTINIFSIASGHLYERFLKIMILSVLKNTNRPVKFWFIKNYLSPQFKDVIPHMAQEYNFEYELITYKWPSWLHKQKEKQRIIWAYKILFLDVIFPLSLEKVIFVDADQIIRTDMGELYDMDIKGRPLAYTPFCDNNREMDGYRFLEQGFWREHLRGRPYHISALYVVDLVKFRETAAGDNLRVFYETLSKDPNSLSNLDQDLPNYAQHTVPIFSLPQEWLWCESWCGNATKSKARTIDLCNNPMTKEPKLQGARRIVTEWPDLDLEARKFTAKILGEDLELNEPVAPAAIDTPNPPPSSDISEDSEQDLESKDEL, from the exons ATGTGGACCAATCTGAGATCCGTGCTCTGTGCATTACTTCTCCTCTTCGTCGTCTTCACCGTCAACGCTCAGAATCGGAGACCTAAGAATGTTCAGGTGGCCGTTAAAGCTAAGTGGCAGGGCACTCCTCTTCTCCTCGAGGCTGG AGAGTTGATTTCGAAAGAATCGAAGCAGCTTTTCTGGGAGTTCAACGAAGCTTGGCTTGGTTCCGATGGAGACTCCGATTGCAAATCTGCTAGAGATTGTCTCCTCAAGATATCAACACAGGCCTCGACGTTATTGGCGAAGCCCGTGGCTTCTCTTTTTCAATTCTCGCTTACTCTGAGATCCGCGTCGCCCAGGGTTGTGCTCTACCGTCAATTGGCTGATGAGTCTCTCTCTTCCTTCCCTCACGGAGATGATCCGTCCGCTAGTCACTGCTGTTGGGTTGATACTGGCTCTTCCCTGTTTTACGACGTTACCGATCTTCTCGCCTGGCTCGCTTCTCCTAC TGCTGGAGGTGCTGCTCAAGGGCCTGAGCTCTTTGACTTTGATCATGTTCATTTTGATTCAAAAGCTGGAACACCGGTGGCTGTTCTATACGGGGCTGTTGGGACTGGTTGCTTTAGGGAATTTCACCTCTCGCTTGCTCAAGCAGCTAAGGAG GGGAAAGTTACGTATGTTGTTAGACCAGTATTACCTTCTGGTTGTGAAGGCAAAACGAGACCCTGTGGTGCCATTGGAGCAAGGGATAATGTTAGCTTAGCTGGTTATGGTGTGGAGCTTGCTTTGAAGAACATGGAGTACAAGGCAATGGATGATAGTGCTATAAAGAAAG GTATCACTCTTGAAGATCCGAGGACTGAAGATCTTAGTCAAGATGTTAGGGGTtttatattctctaaaatcCTG GACAGGAAACCCGAGCTAAGATCAGAAGTCATGGCTTTTAGGGATTATCTCCTATCATCAACTGTATCAGACACGCTTGATGTTTGGGAGCTCAAAG ATTTAGGACACCAAACAGCCCAGCGAATAGTCCATGCCTCTGATCCTTTGCAATCTATGCAAGAAATCAATCAAAACTTTCCAAGCGTTGTTTCTTCGTTATCTCGCATGAAG CTCAATGAATCAATAAAAGAAGAGATACTTTCAAACCAGAGAATGCTTCCCCCTGGCAAGGCTTTGTTGGCTCTTAATGGTGCCCTGTTAAACATTGAAGATATGGACCTATACAT GTTGATGGATTTGGCTCATCAAGAGTTGTCCCTGGCCAACCAGTTTTCAAAGCTCAAG ATACCTGATGGAGCCATACGGAAACTTTTACTAACTACCCCTCTCCCGGAGCCGGATTCATACCGGGTTGATTTCCGTTCTGAGCATGTTAATTATCTCAACAATCTGGAGGAGGATGATATGTACAAGCGCTGGCGGAGTAATATTAATGAG ATTTTGATGCCTGCCTTCCCTGGGCAACTACGCTACATCCGAAAGAACCTATTCCATGCAGTTTACGTTATTGATCCAGCCACTGTCTGCGGTCTTGAG TCCATCGACACACTCAGATCTTTATACGAAAATCAAGTCCCTGTGAGATTTGGGGTGATATTATATTCCACTCAACTAATCAAGAATATCGAAGATAATGGTGGTCAAATCAAGTCTTATGATGCAGAGACAAATGCCCAAGTTAAAGAGGACATATCCACTATG ATCATACGTCTTTTTCTGTACATCAAGGAGCACCATGGGATTCAAACAGCTTTTCAGTTTTTGGGAAAT GTAAACAGATTAAGGGCTGAATCTGCTGATTCTTCCGAAGAGGAAACTGAGCAACAGCATGTCGATGGAGCATTTGTTGAGACAATTTT ACCAAAAGTTAAATCACCCCCTCAAGAGATATTGCTGAAACTGCAGCAAGAGCGCACTTTGAAGGAGGCATCTGAAGCAAGCTCCTTGTTTGTATTTAAGCTAGGTCTGGCGAAACTGAAGTGTTCATTTTTGATGAACGGCCTCGTCTTTGATTCTGTTGAG GAAGAAACTCTTTTAAATGCCATGAATGATGAGCTTCCCAAGATACAAGAACAAGTTTATTACGGCCAGATAGAATCCCGAACTAATGTTTTGGACAAACTGCTTTCGGAAAGTGGTCTTAGCCGGTATAATCCACAG ATTATTAGCGGAGGAAAGAACAAACCCAGATATGTCTCACTGGCTTCATCCACCAAGAGTGGGGAATCTATGCTGGATAATATTAACTATTTGCATTCTCCTGAAA CTTCAGACGATGTAAAGTATGTGACTCATCTCCTTGCTGTTGACGTCACCACGAAGAAAGGAATGAAATTGTTACATGAGGGTGTCCGTTACCTG ATTGGAGGTTCCAAAAGTGCTCGTCTTGGAGTTTTATTTAGTAGCAGCCCGAATGTTGACCCATATAGCCTTCTCTTTATAAAGTTCTTTGAAATAACTGCATCATCATTGAG TCATAAGGAAAAGGCCCTACATTTCTTGGATAAACTTTGCTCGTTTTATGAGCGTGAATATCTGTTTAAAACATCAGTGGAGTCGGGTGGTTCTCAGATGCCAATTGATAAAGTCCTTGAGCTTGCTGAGGAGTATGGGTTACCTTCTAAGGCGTACCGATCTCGTCTCGTAGAATCTTTGGATGAGGAGTTGCGTAAGCGTATGATAAAG GTCGCCCAATTTTTATCTTGGGAAGTTGGGCTTGAATCTGATGCAAATGCAATAATTTCAAATGGAAGG GTGATTTTTCCTGTGGATGAGAGAACATTTATGGGTCATGATTTGCACCTTCTTGAGTCGATGGAGTTCAATCAAAGAGTAAAGCCTGTTCAAGAAATTATTGAAGGCATTGAATGGCAGGGTGTGGATCCTGATTTACTGACTAG TAAATATTTTAGCGATGTCTTCATGCTTGTGTCATCTGCAATGGCAACACGTGACCGTAGTTCTGAAAGTGCACGCTTTGAGGTGTTGAGTTCGGAATACAG TGCGGTTATGCTGGGAAATGAAAATGCAACTATACACATTGATGCTGTTGTCGATCCTTTAAGCCCTACTGGTCAAAAATTAGCATCACTTCTTCAAGTTTTACAGAAGCATGTTCAGACAAGCATGAGGATTGTTCTGAATCCCATG AGCTCCCTTGTGGACATTCCTCTGAAGAATTACTACAGATATGTCTTACCCAATACG gaCGATTACAGCAGTACAAACTTTGATGTAGATGGGCCCAAGGCATTTTTCGCAAATATGCCATTATCCAAGACACTTACCATGAATCTTGACGTTCCAGAGCCATGGCTTGTTGAACCAGTAATTGCCAT TCACGATCTCGACAATATTTTGCTTGAGAACCTGGGAGATACCACTACGCTGCAGGCAGTTTTTGAGGTTGAATCTCTTGTCCTTACAG GTCATTGCTCGGAAAAGGATCATGAGGCTCCTCGCGGCCTTCAGCTCATTTTGGGAACGAAAAATAAACCGCATTTGGTTGATACACTTGTAATGGCTAATTTAGGTTACTGGCAGATGAAAGTATCCCCGGGGGTTTGGTATTTGCAACTTGCTCCGGGTAGAAGCTCTGAGTTATACGTTTTGAAAGGAGGTAATGATGGGAGTCAAGATCAATCCTCGTTGAAACGTATTACCATCGATGATCTGCGTGGAAAAGTTGTTCATTTAGAAGTAGTTAAGAAAAGGGGTAAGGAGCATGAAAAGCTGTTAGTTCCTACAGACGGTGATGATGGTCCGCAGCAAAGCAACGAA CGGGGAAGCTGGAACTCAAAGTTCTTGAATTGGGCGTCTGGTTTAGTTGGTGGTCGTCAACAATCGATGAAGGAAGTTACCAAAAAG GAGAACGAGAAGGGTGGGCGACATGGTAAAACGATAAATATATTCTCTATCGCTTCAGGACATTT ATATGAGCGTTTCCTTAAGATCATGATTCTCAGTGTCCTGAAGAACACTAATCGTCCTGTAAAATTCTGGTTCATAAAGAATTATCTTTCTCCTCAATTTAAG GATGTGATTCCACATATGGCACAAGAATATAACTTTGAGTACGAGCTGATTACGTACAAATGGCCTTCCTGGTTGCATAAACAGAAAGAAAAGCAACGAATTATTTGGGCCTACAAAATCCTTTTCCTTGATGTTATATTTCCTCTCTCATTGGAAAAG GTTATATTTGTCGACGCCGATCAAATTATAAGGACAGACATGGGCGAACTGTACGATATGGATATAAAAGGAAGACCTCTCGCGTATACTCCTTTTTGTGACAACAACAGGGAAATGGATGGCTATCGGTT CTTGGAACAGGGTTTCTGGAGAGAACATTTACGTGGTAGGCCATACCATATCAG TGCTCTGTACGTTGTTGACTTGGTTAAATTCCGAGAGACGGCGGCAGGAGATAATCTAAGAGTATTCTATGAGACGCTTAGCAAGGATCCAAACAGTTTGTCTAATCTAGATCAG GATCTTCCTAATTATGCTCAGCACACTGTTCCTATATTTTCACTTCCCCAAGAGTGGTTATGGTGTGAATCATGGTGTGGAAACGCCACCAAATCAAAGGCTAGAACAATAGACCTGTGCAATAATCCCATGACAAAGGAGCCAAAGCTTCAG GGTGCCAGAAGAATTGTAACTGAATGGCCCGATCTTGATCTCGAGGCACGGAAGTTCACAGCAAAAATCTTGGGTGAAGATTTGGAACTCAACGAGCCAGTAGCTCCTGCTGCTATAGACACGCCTAATCCTCCTCCATCAAGCGACATCTCTGAAGATTCAGAACAAGACTTGGAATCTAAGGATGAACTTTAA
- the LOC108825454 gene encoding uncharacterized protein LOC108825454 isoform X2, with product MWCLPTVRPNVSEMFKCSSSLRRFHSPMLKQATAARFSTTSSSPYLPPLFSVAPMMEWTDNHYRTLARIITKHAWLYTEMIAAQTLIHQQTNLDRFLAFSPQQHPIVLQLGGSNVESLAKAAKLSHPYGYDEINLNCGCPSPKVAGHGCFGVTLMLNPKLVGEAMSAIADNTNVPVTVKCRIGVDDHDSYDELCDFVYKVSTLSPTRHFIVHSRKALLGGISPADNRRIPPLKYEYYYALVRDFPDLKFTINGGITSVSKVNAALREGAHGVMVGRAAYNNPWQTLGLVDTALYGVPSSGLTRRQVLEQYQVYADSVLGTQGNGRPNVRDLVKPLLNIFHSENGNSLWKRRADAAFKECKTVGSLLEESLKAVPDSVLDSPISGSPEIEEEDVFADVHNVLPPPYKAVEPVLLCA from the exons ATGTGGTGCCTACCAACTGTTCGACCTAATGTCTCAGAGATGTTCAAgtgttcttcttctctccgtCGTTTTCATTCTCCGATGCTCAAACAAGCCACAGCTGCAAGATTCTCCACCACTTCTTCATCTCCTTATCTTCCTCCTTTATTCAG CGTCGCACCGATGATGGAGTGGACAGACAATCATTACAGGACGCTTGCTCGCATCATAACAAAACATGCTTGGCTTTACACTGAGATGATTGCTGCTCAAACTCTTATTCACCAGCAGACcaatttg GACAGGTTCTTGGCGTTTTCTCCGCAGCAACATCCTATTGTTCTTCAGCTTGGAGGGAGCAATGTGGAGAGCCTTGCAAAAGCTGCTAAGCTTTCTCATCCTTACGGATACGATGAAATTAATCTcaa CTGTGGATGCCCTAGCCCTAAGGTAGCTGGACATGGATGCTTTGGTGTTACCCTCATGCTCAACCCCAAG CTTGTTGGAGAGGCAATGTCTGCCATTGCTGATAATACCAACGTCCCTGTTACTGTGAAATGTCGAATTGGTGTAGACGATCATGATTCCTATGATGAGCtct GTGACTTTGTTTACAAGGTTTCTACTCTGTCACCAACTAGGCATTTCATTGTTCATTCGCGCAAGGCACTTCTTGGTGGTATAAGCCCTGCTGATAACCGGAGAATCCCTCCTCTAAA GTACGAGTACTACTATGCCCTTGTGCGTGACTTCCCAGACTTGAAATTCACAATTAATGGCGGCATTACTTCTGTATCTAAG GTAAACGCTGCACTGAGGGAAGGAGCTCATGGAGTCATGGTAGGCCGCGCTGCATACAACAA CCCCTGGCAGACTCTAGGACTTGTTGATACTGCACTTTATGGTGTTCCAAGTAGTGGTCTTACACGCAGACAG GTTCTTGAGCAATATCAAGTATATGCAGATTCTGTCTTAGGAACACAGGGAAACGGGAGGCCTAATGTGAGAGATTTAGTGAAG CCTCTGCTAAACATTTTCCACTCAGAGAATGGAAATAGCTTGTGGAAGCGAAGAGCAGACGCTGCTTTCAAAGAATGCAAG ACGGTTGGGTCTTTGCTGGAAGAAAGCTTGAAGGCGGTTCCGGACTCTGTCTTGGACTCCCCTATTTCTGGAAGTCCagagattgaagaagaagatgtgttTGCTGATGTGCACAATGTATTGCCGCCTCCCTACAAAGCTGTGGAGCCAGTGTTGTTATGTGCTTAG
- the LOC108825453 gene encoding pentatricopeptide repeat-containing protein At1g71210, mitochondrial encodes MLLRRRILSLTASLRSCNLTPLPPPPHNFSSYAKPPIAAGDILIREVKDWFKRDAAHPQSHDHDLINRISDILKSPSNNDGDDDRAFYRHLTSLRLRLTEKFVLDVLSHTRYDLHSCLKFFDWAAHQPGFHHTRATFHAIFKILRGANHLRLIVEFLDGSDGFEGYRHSLRLCDALVIGYAVAGRTDVALQHFGHMRFRGLDLDTFGYHVLLNALVEEKCFDTVDVIFDQISARGFVCAVTHSILVKKLCKQGEVDEAEAYLRALLPDDPIGCGAGLGILVDTLCSQEKFQKVTRLLDDIKVVGTVPMDRAYSIWIKALIGAGFLNNIEGFLQQISPLEGCEIEVVRYNSLISKLLRENNLGSVYDILTEMMVRGVLPNKKTMNAALCFFCKAGLVDEALELYRSRAEIGFAPTSMSYSYLVRTLCGERRVEQAYDVFKGAMDRGHFLGAKTFCILANALCWNGKADMAKELVIVASERDALPKFLGGCKIIPALCDAGKVDDAILINELFNRSGVATTFGMFISLIYGSIRSMRGDKAAKLIVRMQEKGYTPTYSLYRNVIRCVCAMESGDRSCFTTLLNYQLSRWEHKVGTYNLFIEGAGFAGNPKLARLVYDLIDRNGFTPTLDSNILMLQCYLKNEKIADALEFFNSLREKGEVKRRLYHVMIVGLCRANRLDDAMHFLEEMKGEGKHPSIECYEVLVQKLCNRERYEEAVGLVNEFRKSGRRITSFIGNVLLYNAIKSKGVYEAWTRMRDVEVKIPEMKALGELIGVFSGRIEMEGELKRLDEVIEKCYPLDMYTYNMLLKRVVMSQAEDAFELVERIARRGYKPNERTERILDRARRILGNLNSRSSLGMSGWDSRQGQLEY; translated from the coding sequence ATGCTCCTCAGGCGGAGGATACTATCGCTCACGGCGTCTCTCAGGAGCTGCAATCTCACTCCattgcctcctcctcctcataaCTTCTCTTCCTACGCTAAACCTCCAATCGCCGCCGGAGACATCCTAATCCGCGAAGTCAAAGACTGGTTCAAACGCGACGCTGCTCACCCGCAAAGCCACGACCACGACCTAATCAACCGCATCAGCGACATCCTCAAATCCCCCTCAAACAACGACGGCGATGACGACCGAGCTTTCTACCGCCACCTCACCTCCCTCCGCCTCCGCCTCACGGAGAAGTTCGTCCTCGACGTCCTCAGCCACACGCGCTACGACCTCCACTCGTGCCTCAAGTTCTTCGACTGGGCCGCCCACCAGCCCGGCTTCCACCACACGCGCGCCACCTTCCACGCCATCTTCAAGATCCTCCGCGGCGCCAACCACCTCCGCCTCATCGTCGAGTTCCTCGACGGCAGCGACGGCTTCGAGGGATACCGCCACTCGCTACGCCTCTGCGACGCGCTCGTGATCGGTTACGCCGTCGCGGGACGCACCGACGTGGCGCTCCAGCATTTCGGCCACATGAGGTTCCGTGGATTGGATCTGGACACGTTCGGGTATCACGTGCTCTTGAACGCGCTCGTGGAGGAGAAGTGCTTCGATACCGTCGATGTGATCTTCGATCAGATCTCCGCGCGTGGGTTCGTCTGCGCGGTTACGCATTCGATTTTGGTTAAGAAGTTATGCAAACAAGGGGAGGTTGATGAGGCTGAGGCTTATCTACGCGCCTTGCTCCCGGATGATCCTATTGGTTGTGGGGCCGGGTTAGGGATCCTGGTTGATACTCTATGCTCTCAAGAAAAGTTTCAGAAAGTGACGAGGTTGTTAGATGATATCAAAGTTGTAGGAACGGTTCCGATGGACCGTGCTTATAGCATTTGGATCAAGGCTCTGATCGGGGCTGGGTTCTTGAACAACATCGAGGGTTTCTTGCAGCAGATTAGTCCGTTAGAAGGTTGCGAGATCGAGGTCGTTAGGTATAACTCTCTGATCTCGAAGCTTTTGAGAGAGAACAATCTTGGGAGCGTGTATGATATCCTGACGGAGATGATGGTGCGTGGAGTTTTGCCTAACAAGAAGACCATGAACGCTGCGTTGTGCTTCTTCTGCAAAGCTGGGTTAGTGGACGAAGCGCTGGAGTTGTATAGGTCGAGAGCTGAGATCGGTTTTGCTCCTACCTCCATGTCTTACAGCTATCTGGTTCGTACTCTCTGTGGGGAGAGGCGTGTGGAGCAAGCTTATGATGTGTTTAAAGGAGCGATGGACCGAGGGCATTTTCTTGGCGCGAAGACGTTTTGTATACTTGCCAATGCGTTGTGCTGGAACGGGAAGGCTGACATGGCGAAGGAGCTGGTTATCGTTGCCTCGGAACGGGACGCGTTGCCTAAGTTTCTAGGTGGTTGCAAGATTATACCGGCTCTTTGCGATGCTGGGAAAGTGGACGACGCTATTTTGATTAATGAGCTGTTCAACAGAAGCGGTGTGGCCACCACGTTCGGGATGTTCATCAGCTTGATATACGGCTCGATCAGGTCGATGAGGGGAGATAAAGCTGCGAAACTTATCGTCAGGATGCAGGAGAAGGGCTACACACCGACCTATAGTCTCTATCGAAATGTTATTCGATGTGTTTGTGCGATGGAGAGCGGTGACAGAAGCTGTTTCACTACGTTGCTTAACTATCAGTTGTCTCGTTGGGAACACAAAGTTGGGACCTACAACCTGTTCATCGAAGGAGCTGGGTTTGCAGGGAATCCAAAGCTTGCGAGATTAGTGTACGACCTGATAGATAGAAACGGCTTCACGCCGACGCTGGATTCAAACATACTCATGCTTCAGTGTTATCTTAAAAACGAGAAGATCGCTGATGCTCTTGAGTTTTTCAATAGTCTGCGTGAAAAGGGTGAGGTCAAAAGGAGATTATACCATGTAATGATTGTTGGCCTCTGTAGAGCAAATAGATTGGATGATGCGATGCATTTCTTGGAAGAGATGAAGGGAGAAGGGAAACATCCTAGTATTGAATGTTACGAAGTGCTCGTGCAGAAGTTATGCAACAGAGAACGGTATGAGGAGGCAGTTGGGTTAGTCAATGAGTTCAGGAAAAGCGGGCGTCGCATCACGTCCTTCATCGGTAATGTTCTTTTGTATAACGCAATAAAGAGCAAAGGGGTGTATGAAGCGTGGACACGGATGAGAGACGTGGAAGTGAAGATCCCTGAGATGAAGGCTCTTGGGGAGTTGATAGGAGTGTTCTCAGGAAGAATCGAGATGGAAGGAGAACTGAAGCGGTTAGATGAAGTTATAGAGAAATGCTATCCTCTGGATATGTACACGTACAACATGCTGTTGAAAAGGGTTGTGATGAGTCAGGCGGAAGATGCGTTTGAGTTGGTTGAAAGAATAGCTCGAAGAGGGTATAAGCCTAATGAACGGACTGAGAGGATCCTTGATCGGGCTCGACGGATACTAGGTAATCTCAATTCTCGGTCAAGCTTAGGGATGAGTGGTTGGGACAGCAGACAAGGGCAGCTTGAATATTGA